The following coding sequences are from one Triticum aestivum cultivar Chinese Spring chromosome 5A, IWGSC CS RefSeq v2.1, whole genome shotgun sequence window:
- the LOC123104291 gene encoding uncharacterized protein gives MADTKLGATAMAQRQEGSAEEGEEHRLRAALRHLQAEAGVLERLVYKHRNQHRGAAYFRYLLKVRRDLKLLLSANLAEVINAVFPVITCRKPANTILVPNRQGKRKPGANHSHYKRLLGVARLLSQMAEPVMKGAVQISFLLARSFFVELCTAVLALLARLRVLTQQMLLDVVSIYNKVTDLTDKKQAVKISIDKVQAFREYYPSSNDPSTILECVWVKDKFVLHEKTKASSQKTQAEDLKSCTPDSSIQYETLGLVSEEMENLDGANTPAKQQHVSLADQPDKATHCGDAGDSQSGRQLPNDENTPRSLLGTPAAAPAPRRDVVKPDTRKRVAFIAVGKTKVTVTPPETSSVVTKKQRVDTIRQTTIDPAL, from the exons ATGGCAGATACCAAGCTGGGAGCGACCGCCATGGCGCAGCGTCAGGAGGGTTcggcggaggagggggaggagcatcgCCTGCGGGCGGCGCTGCGCCACCTGCAGGCGGAGGCTGGCGTGCTTGAGCGCCTCGTCTACAAGCACCGGAACCAGCACCGTGGCGCCGCCTACTTCCGGTACCTCCTCAAG GTGCGGAGGGACCTGAAGCTGCTTCTCAGTGCCAATCTCGCGGAGGTCATCAATGCGGTGTTCCCGGTCATCACCTGTCGTAAGCCGGCCAACACTATTCTTGTTCCGAACAG GCAGGGTAAGAGGAAGCCTGGTGCAAACCATAGCCACTATAAGAGGCTTTTGGGGGTTGCCCGTTTGCTGTCCCAG ATGGCTGAACCTGTTATGAAGGGAGCAGT TCAGATCAGCTTTTTACTTGCTAGATCTTTCTTCGTAGAACTTTGCACTGCGGTGCTTGCTTTGCTTGCAAGACTGAGGGTCCTGACCCAACAG ATGTTACTTGATGTTGTATCAATATACAACAAGGTTACTGATCTTACGGATAAAAAGCAGGCTGTTAAGATCAGTATTGATAAAGTACAG GCTTTCAGAGAGTACTACCCCTCGAGCAACGATCCCAGTACTATCCTGGAGTGTGTATGGGTGAAAGATAAATTTGTTTTGCATGAAAAGACCAAAGCTAGCAGTCAGAAAACCCAAGCTGAGGATCTGAAGTCGTGCACTCCAGATTCATCAATCCAGTATGAGACCCTTGGACTTGTTAGTGAAG AGATGGAAAACCTTGATGGAGCAAACACCCCAGCGAAGCAACAACATGTTTCTCTGGCTGACCAACCAGATAAAGCTACCCATTGCGGCGATGCCGGAGATTCTCAGAGTGGGAGGCAGCTACCAAATGATGAAAACACTCCGCGTTCTCTTCTTGGCACGCCTGCTGCTGCGCCGGCTCCACGCAGAGATGTCGTCAAGCCTGATACGAGGAAGAGAGTGGCATTCATCGCTGTGGGGAAAACAAAAGTCACCGTGACACCACCCGAAACATCATCCGTAGTTACCAAGAAGCAAAGGGTGGACACGATTCGACAGACCACCATAGATCCTGCTTTGTAA